A genomic segment from Asterias amurensis chromosome 6, ASM3211899v1 encodes:
- the LOC139938714 gene encoding uncharacterized protein: MAALERRQEMYEEGDSVMALWPPDSSWYPAVITSITKGKSLIKYCVRYTDDGITRSLFEHQLAHQTSGFQSDTSRSVNPNTNCRDDDDPQAIFQSDPSRSVNPNTSSWDDNDPQAIFQSDPSSCVNPNTSSWNDDDPQASLETAQLHQSNEAVGCETNDSSEKCAVTVMQTDNVGGQRKWDKKHYCFYCDEPQAKLPRHLQSRHKEEREVVEIASETDVSARKKLLLYIRNIGNHIHNCQVLREGKGVLIIVYRPNHEASPHAYGPCIHCYGYYVRLDLWRHQCPLKPALPAQTDGSSRIGRVRGQVANKSDLLKPPPAGVSFQLNKVLSSMRRDSVGLIVKNDSLILEVAKREYLRLGHDVTQHGYIRNKLQELGRLVIQLRQNTHQPNASLEVFVHPRHLNDIVKAVHDVAGFSEGKQMYHVPSLALKIGHSIKRCALILQASALEFNLRQKAEQAEQLRQLCEIKWPELVSTPAHRTLYQGKRNKRADHPTNADVVKISSFLHETGNREVQLLHSAKGHEITPAWKKLNEVTLCHLIIFNRRRQGEVSKMKLEDFHKCSSAAIVNGDCVMTDLERHLCKMFKVIQIVGKRGRTVPVLLGTDVMAWLKALVANRNAAGVAQDNMFLFARSCYGGSGHIRGSDCLRAYANQAGLENADSMRSTKLRKHVATVSQILALNEHQLETLADFMGHDLRVHREYYQLPDTVQRVTKLSRLFLSLERGNLVSQKIKETEYTLCLAVYKIDTKLRSILMLR, encoded by the coding sequence CTGGCCCATCAAACATCAGGTTTTCAGTCTGATACTTCAAGGtctgtcaaccccaacaccaattgcagggatgacgatgacccacaagctatttttcagtctgatccttcaaggtctgtcaaccccaacaccagttCCTGGGATGACaatgacccacaagctatttttcagtctgatccttcaagttgtgtcaaccccaacaccagttcctggaatgacgatgacccacaagctagTTTAGAAACTGCCCAGCTTCACCAAAGCAATGAAGCTGTAGGATGTGAAACAAATGATTCTAGTGAGAAGTGTGCCGTAACAGTCATGCAGACCGATAATGTCGGTGGACAAAGGAAATGggacaaaaaacactattgcTTTTACTGTGATGAGCCTCAGGCCAAGTTACCTCGTCATCTTCAGTCGCGTCACAAAGAGGAGAGGGAAGTTGTAGAGATAGCATCGGAGACCGATGTTAGTGCCCGCAAGAAACTTCTGTTATACATCCGCAATATTGGTAATCACATACACAATTGCCAAGTCCTTAGAGAGGGAAAGGGTGTCCTTATTATAGTATACAGACCAAATCATGAGGCATCTCCACACGCATATGGACCATGCATACATTGTTATGGCTATTACGTGCGTCTTGATCTTTGGCGTCATCAGTGCCCACTTAAGCCTGCGCTCCCTGCACAGACTGATGGTAGCAGTAGGATAGGTCGTGTTAGGGGGCAAGTAGCTAACAAGAGTGATTTGTTAAAACCACCCCCTGCTGGTGTATCTTTCCAGTTGAACAAGGTTCTTAGTTCTATGAGGAGAGACAGTGTTGGTCTGATTGTCAAGAATGATTCTTTGATTCTGGAAGTTGCCAAACGTGAATACCTTAGACTTGGCCACGATGTTACACAACATGGCTACATTCGGAACAAACTACAAGAACTTGGTCGTCTTGTTATACAACTGAGACAAAACACCCACCAACCAAATGCATCACTGGAAGTATTCGTGCATCCCCGCCATCTGAATGATATCGTCAAGGCTGTTCATGATGTCGCCGGCTTCAGTGAAGGAAAACAGATGTATCACGTTCCATCTCTAGCACTCAAGATTGGACATTCCATCAAGAGATGTGCACTCATACTTCAAGCAAGTGCTTTAGAGTTTAATCTTAGGCAAAAAGCGGAACAGGCCGAACAGTTAAGGCAGTTATGTGAAATAAAGTGGCCAGAACTTGTGTCAACCCCCGCACACAGAACACTGTACCAAGGAAAGCGCAACAAGCGTGCTGATCACCCCACAAATGCAGATGTGGTGAAAATCTCATCGTTCCTTCATGAAACTGGCAACAGGGAAGTGCAGCTCCTACACTCTGCTAAGGGCCATGAAATTACACCAGCTTGGAAGAAATTGAATGAAGTCACACTGTGCcatctcattatcttcaaccgcAGACGACAGGGGGAAGTATCCAAAATGAAACTGGAAGATTTTCACAAGTGCAGTAGTGCAGCCATTGTGAATGGTGATTGCGTGATGACTGATCTTGAACGGCATCTCTGTAAAATGTTCAAAGTCATTCAAATAGTTGGTAAGAGGGGCAGAACTGTTCCTGTGCTTCTTGGTACTGATGTGATGGCGTGGTTGAAGGCTCTGGTCGCAAATAGAAATGCAGCTGGAGTGGCACAAGACAATATGTTCTTATTCGCACGAAGTTGTTACGGAGGCTCAGGTCATATACGAGGAAGCGACTGTCTACGAGCATATGCAAATCAGGCGGGCCTTGAGAATGCTGATAGCATGCGGTCTACAAAGCTTCGTAAACATGTAGCGACTGTTTCACAAATTCTGGCCTTGAATGAACATCAGCTTGAAACACTTGCAGACTTCATGGGTCATGATTTGCGGGTCCATCGTGAGTACTACCAGTTGCCAGACACTGTCCAGAGGGTTACCAAACTGTCTAGACTTTTCCTGAGCTTGGAGAGAGGCAACTTAGTTTcgcaaaaaataaaagaaacggAGTACactctttgcttagcagtttataagattgatacaaagttaagatcaatcttaatgCTTCGGTGA